The Allocatelliglobosispora scoriae genome contains a region encoding:
- a CDS encoding ABC transporter substrate-binding protein, translating into MRHLPGFRLVLCAALLATVAGCGPDSDQNSSPTAPVRLYGSDGNMLNGVGALVKNQPRLLDGMKGTAPLIRLTEDFRRRLNNIDPNLHDLAYAGESYDAVVIAALATQLARTTDPEVVKNYIVGVTNFGQPCTAVAECLNLAREGKDLQYVGVTVKTGLSEIGEPSTTTYGTMHFDTNNKINDVLTEYVGAGAPGTASAQPGPAPAKPSTKPTGAPLIIGDLTSHSGGNSESNPPIYAGARLAIKEINDAEGVLEKPVQWLNGDDKTDIEKAKAQLKAHISAGAQIVLGPTTSRVTAGVMEQITSSKVIAISPSATSAQLSTVVDDGRFFRTAPSDVLQGKALADVILRDGTKRISIIAMKGAYGEGLQINVRDELIKAGVPSSAIQTLNYDAPSDDAVAINVSEQVKSIKGFAPDGVLVIGLDESAQVLTQLATAGVDPRKTPAPKAD; encoded by the coding sequence ATGCGCCACCTACCCGGCTTTCGCCTCGTTCTCTGTGCGGCCCTGCTGGCCACCGTCGCCGGCTGCGGCCCGGACAGCGATCAGAACAGCAGCCCCACCGCCCCCGTACGCCTCTACGGCTCCGACGGCAACATGCTCAACGGTGTCGGCGCGCTGGTGAAGAACCAGCCCCGTCTGCTGGACGGGATGAAGGGCACGGCACCGCTGATCCGGCTGACGGAGGATTTCCGGCGCCGCCTGAACAACATCGACCCGAATCTGCACGACCTGGCCTACGCCGGGGAGTCCTATGACGCGGTCGTCATCGCCGCCCTCGCCACGCAGCTCGCCCGGACCACGGATCCGGAGGTGGTCAAGAACTACATCGTCGGCGTGACCAACTTCGGGCAGCCGTGCACCGCGGTGGCGGAGTGCCTGAATCTGGCCCGTGAGGGCAAGGACCTGCAGTATGTCGGCGTCACGGTGAAGACCGGGCTGAGCGAGATCGGCGAGCCGTCGACGACCACCTACGGCACGATGCACTTCGACACCAACAACAAGATCAATGATGTGCTCACCGAGTATGTCGGCGCCGGCGCCCCCGGTACGGCGAGCGCGCAGCCCGGTCCGGCACCGGCGAAGCCGAGCACGAAGCCGACCGGTGCCCCGCTGATCATCGGCGACCTCACCTCCCACTCCGGTGGCAACAGCGAGAGCAACCCGCCGATCTACGCGGGTGCCCGGCTGGCGATCAAGGAGATCAACGACGCGGAGGGCGTTCTGGAGAAGCCGGTCCAGTGGCTCAACGGCGACGACAAGACCGACATCGAAAAGGCGAAGGCACAGCTCAAGGCGCATATCAGCGCCGGTGCCCAGATCGTGCTCGGCCCGACGACATCACGGGTCACGGCGGGCGTGATGGAGCAGATCACCTCGTCCAAGGTGATCGCGATCAGCCCGTCGGCGACCTCGGCGCAGCTCTCCACCGTCGTCGACGACGGCCGGTTCTTCCGCACGGCACCCTCGGACGTGCTGCAGGGCAAGGCGCTCGCCGACGTGATCCTCCGCGACGGCACCAAGCGGATCTCGATCATCGCGATGAAGGGCGCCTACGGCGAGGGCCTGCAGATCAACGTGCGGGACGAGCTGATCAAGGCGGGTGTCCCGAGCTCGGCGATCCAGACCCTCAACTACGACGCGCCCTCCGACGACGCCGTGGCGATCAACGTCTCCGAACAGGTCAAGTCGATCAAGGGATTCGCGCCGGACGGCGTACTCGTCATCGGGCTGGACGAATCCGCGCAGGTCCTGACGCAGCTCGCGACGGCCGGGGTGGATCCGCGCAAGACCCCCGCGCCGAAGGCTGATTAA